A region of Clostridium acetobutylicum ATCC 824 DNA encodes the following proteins:
- a CDS encoding DUF2194 domain-containing protein: MNIKRNIRIMLTIVLCIAVFFQILRLNFVMNFFKNDKGITNKISYTSAKIPSNTEKEKFLILFDKNEQNSSEIKNNIEQMLKYMKKTAVVEEKNNVQTVDPSYRAVILTFEDIDDFKSLSSVMNYAQNGGNVLFAERPVMGDALSSISNEIGIKTVSDMGESDGMTLLSNVLIKGNGVNVSKDIVSDYSLKVTLNNNSKLLGISDNKIPMMWQTKFGSGNIMVFNGTILAKKDQRGIITGAISLLVPNYIYPIIDAKLTYIDDFPAPIPSGYNSSIYKEYGITTADFYRKVWWPDVLKGSRLYNLKYTGSIIEDYNNNTTPPFSTKTSNANDFILYGSELVKSGGELGIHGYNHQSLAPKDYIKEPLGYKPWASEENMVKAVEEVSRYSASLFKNYAFKVYVPPSNVLSPDGKKAILKAMPNLKTISSIYTDDYYKDTYVQEFEIKNGICELPRITSGYYDDEETIWKAYNGLTSVGVFSHFIHPDDILDAKRSQGKNWEQLLKNYNSLMYNIYKKFPWLTASTASEASNSEKSYSDLEPFIKYNKDSIDIYCKNFEKGDKFIFRSNKDIYSDGSCEIEKIDTGVYLITANKEKFSINIK; this comes from the coding sequence ATGAATATTAAAAGAAATATTAGGATAATGCTTACTATAGTGTTATGTATAGCTGTATTCTTTCAAATATTACGTCTTAATTTTGTAATGAATTTCTTTAAGAATGACAAAGGAATAACGAATAAAATTTCTTATACATCAGCGAAAATTCCTTCAAATACTGAAAAAGAAAAGTTTTTGATTTTGTTTGATAAGAATGAGCAAAATAGCAGTGAAATTAAAAATAATATTGAACAGATGTTAAAATACATGAAAAAAACTGCAGTAGTAGAAGAAAAAAATAATGTCCAAACGGTTGATCCTTCATATAGAGCAGTAATATTGACATTTGAGGACATTGATGATTTTAAAAGTTTATCATCAGTGATGAATTATGCTCAAAATGGAGGAAATGTGTTATTTGCTGAAAGACCTGTAATGGGGGATGCACTATCAAGTATATCAAATGAAATAGGTATAAAAACCGTAAGTGATATGGGTGAATCTGATGGAATGACGCTTCTTTCTAATGTTCTTATAAAGGGTAATGGTGTTAATGTTAGTAAAGATATAGTATCTGACTACTCTTTAAAAGTAACTTTAAATAATAACTCCAAACTACTCGGAATTTCAGATAATAAAATTCCAATGATGTGGCAAACAAAGTTTGGTAGTGGAAATATTATGGTGTTTAATGGAACAATTTTAGCTAAGAAAGACCAGAGAGGAATTATTACTGGTGCTATTAGTTTACTAGTTCCAAATTATATTTATCCTATTATAGATGCAAAATTAACCTATATAGATGATTTTCCTGCACCAATTCCTTCAGGGTATAATAGTTCCATATATAAGGAATATGGAATCACTACAGCTGATTTTTACCGTAAGGTTTGGTGGCCAGATGTACTAAAAGGTTCAAGGCTTTATAACTTGAAATATACAGGCTCAATAATAGAGGACTATAACAATAATACAACTCCACCTTTTTCAACCAAGACAAGCAATGCTAATGATTTTATATTATATGGAAGTGAACTTGTGAAAAGTGGAGGAGAATTGGGCATACATGGATACAACCATCAATCTCTTGCTCCTAAAGATTATATTAAGGAACCTCTAGGTTATAAGCCTTGGGCAAGTGAAGAAAATATGGTAAAAGCGGTTGAAGAGGTTAGTAGGTATTCAGCTTCATTATTTAAAAATTATGCTTTTAAGGTTTATGTTCCACCTTCGAATGTGCTAAGTCCTGATGGTAAAAAGGCTATTTTAAAAGCAATGCCTAATTTGAAAACTATATCATCTATTTATACTGATGATTATTATAAAGACACCTACGTTCAGGAATTCGAAATTAAAAATGGAATTTGTGAGCTCCCAAGAATAACCTCTGGATACTATGATGATGAAGAAACCATATGGAAGGCTTATAATGGCTTAACTTCAGTTGGGGTATTTTCTCACTTTATTCATCCAGACGATATACTAGATGCAAAAAGAAGCCAAGGTAAGAACTGGGAACAGCTTTTAAAAAATTATAATAGTCTTATGTATAATATATACAAAAAATTTCCATGGTTAACTGCATCTACAGCTTCAGAAGCGTCTAATTCAGAAAAAAGCTATAGTGATCTAGAGCCGTTTATAAAATATAATAAGGATTCTATAGATATTTACTGTAAAAACTTTGAAAAAGGCGATAAATTTATTTTCAGAAGCAATAAAGATATTTATTCAGATGGCAGTTGTGAAATTGAAAAAATTGATACAGGAGTATATCTTATAACGGCTAATAAAGAGAAGTTCTCCATTAATATTAAGTAG
- the pelF gene encoding GT4 family glycosyltransferase PelF, whose translation MKICLICEGSYPHVTGGVSSWVHMLIKQMPEHEFVLYCIVAEEKSKGNFKYEIPSNVVEVKEIFLDYILKQKSSLQKSYPIGTSGEESIKNLIIGGEVNFNILYEFLRSKELKKPTDFFMSKNFFDIVVSAYEDKYPSIPFNEFFWGVRAMLLPLLYIVSNELPKADLYHSVSTGYAGIAGSLAGTLYNKPFIITEHGIYTREREEEIIKSKWIKGYLKDMWIQFFYTLSKCSYDTADKVITLFNKNREIEIELGCKPSKIEIVENGIPIQDFANISCERDTENTINIGSVLRVVPIKDVKTMLESFSVVSYEIKNCNFYLIGPTDEDEEYYKECLRLVRELELKNVIFTGRANVKDYIGKMDIMVLSSISEGQPLAMLEGMACKKPFVTTNVGSCSELIYGVDDNFGSAGIVVPVMNYVKMGNALIKLCKDKALRLSMGENGYKRASTKYTFEKFINRYKDIYKKYEGGL comes from the coding sequence ATGAAAATTTGTTTAATTTGTGAGGGAAGTTATCCGCATGTTACAGGTGGAGTATCCAGTTGGGTTCATATGCTTATAAAACAAATGCCAGAGCATGAATTCGTACTTTATTGTATTGTTGCAGAGGAAAAATCTAAAGGGAATTTTAAGTATGAAATTCCAAGTAATGTTGTAGAAGTAAAAGAAATTTTTTTGGATTATATTTTAAAGCAAAAGTCGTCATTGCAGAAAAGCTATCCAATAGGTACTTCAGGAGAGGAATCAATAAAAAATCTTATTATTGGTGGAGAGGTAAACTTTAATATTTTATATGAGTTTTTAAGAAGTAAGGAATTAAAGAAGCCAACAGATTTTTTTATGAGTAAAAACTTTTTTGATATTGTGGTTTCTGCTTATGAGGATAAATATCCTAGTATACCTTTTAATGAATTCTTTTGGGGAGTAAGGGCTATGCTGCTACCACTTTTATATATAGTAAGCAATGAGCTGCCAAAAGCAGATTTGTATCACAGTGTTTCTACAGGATATGCAGGGATTGCTGGAAGTTTAGCTGGAACTTTGTATAACAAACCATTTATAATTACTGAGCATGGAATATACACAAGGGAAAGAGAAGAAGAGATTATAAAATCAAAATGGATAAAAGGCTATTTAAAGGATATGTGGATTCAATTCTTCTATACCCTATCTAAGTGTAGTTATGACACAGCAGATAAAGTTATAACTTTGTTTAATAAAAATAGAGAAATTGAAATTGAATTAGGGTGTAAGCCTAGCAAGATAGAAATAGTTGAAAATGGCATACCAATACAAGACTTTGCAAATATATCTTGTGAGAGAGACACAGAGAACACTATAAATATTGGTTCTGTTTTAAGAGTTGTTCCTATAAAGGATGTAAAGACTATGCTTGAAAGCTTTTCAGTTGTGTCCTATGAAATAAAAAACTGTAACTTTTATCTCATAGGTCCAACAGATGAAGATGAGGAGTATTATAAGGAATGTTTGAGGCTTGTTCGTGAATTGGAATTAAAAAATGTAATTTTTACAGGAAGAGCTAACGTAAAAGACTATATAGGAAAAATGGATATAATGGTTTTAAGCAGCATTAGTGAGGGACAACCTCTTGCAATGCTTGAGGGTATGGCTTGTAAAAAACCTTTTGTTACAACTAATGTTGGAAGCTGTAGTGAGTTAATATATGGTGTCGATGATAATTTTGGAAGTGCTGGTATTGTAGTACCTGTAATGAATTATGTTAAAATGGGAAATGCTCTTATAAAATTATGTAAAGATAAAGCTTTAAGACTTAGTATGGGTGAAAATGGATATAAAAGGGCATCTACAAAATATACATTTGAAAAGTTTATAAATAGATACAAAGATATTTATAAGAAGTATGAAGGAGGATTATAA
- the pelG gene encoding exopolysaccharide Pel transporter PelG, protein MAGVGFQLKKLYNHKSLLLDFRTLMYSSIVIVGPQLLCIAAIAFFQIIMSNANVSFKDKELFLASTLYCFIFSQIITSGFSMIITRYISDKLFAKEYNKVLPSLYGVISICVFIGGVIGAVFFYKSPINIFTKFFTYILFIGLIVMWLETSYLSALKDYMKIVRSFLIGFVTSGVLGIIILKVTHINPIQISLLCFDIGVFIIVTLLMFYIKSFFKSSEKGYFDFLKYFDRYISLFLICFFYTVSLYIHNFIFWSGSLKEVISHTYIFATMYDVPTFYALLTTFPASIIFSISLETSFYDKYKEYYSQITLGGSLKEITNARKSMISVLYQQIFRLMEIQLFFSVVFIALGHYLLPFVGLSQISIDIFKSLTLGAFCSISMFTIILIDLYFENRKGALISTSVFLILNAVFTFISLKLGQNYYGVGYFLASFISVIVAFINLNKFLVNIDYITFCSQPIIYKEREGIFSLIVNKLYKV, encoded by the coding sequence ATGGCAGGAGTTGGATTTCAATTAAAGAAATTATATAATCATAAAAGTTTACTGCTTGATTTTAGAACTTTAATGTATTCATCAATAGTGATAGTTGGTCCTCAGCTTCTTTGTATAGCAGCAATTGCTTTTTTTCAAATTATTATGTCAAATGCAAATGTTTCGTTTAAGGATAAAGAGTTATTTCTAGCTTCTACACTATACTGTTTTATTTTTTCTCAAATTATAACAAGTGGATTTTCTATGATAATAACTAGGTATATATCTGATAAGCTTTTTGCTAAAGAATACAATAAGGTTCTTCCATCGCTATATGGAGTTATATCTATATGTGTATTCATAGGAGGAGTAATAGGAGCTGTGTTCTTTTATAAATCTCCAATTAATATCTTTACTAAATTCTTTACTTATATCCTTTTTATTGGGCTTATAGTAATGTGGCTAGAAACCTCTTATTTAAGTGCTCTTAAAGACTATATGAAAATAGTAAGAAGTTTTTTAATTGGTTTTGTAACTTCAGGCGTACTTGGAATTATAATTTTAAAGGTTACACACATAAATCCAATACAAATATCGCTTCTTTGTTTTGATATAGGAGTATTTATTATAGTAACCTTGCTAATGTTTTATATAAAATCATTTTTTAAAAGCAGTGAAAAGGGGTATTTTGATTTTCTAAAATACTTTGATAGATATATTTCTCTTTTTCTTATATGCTTTTTTTATACAGTTTCTCTTTATATACACAATTTTATTTTTTGGTCGGGAAGTTTAAAAGAAGTTATTTCTCATACATACATTTTTGCAACAATGTATGATGTACCTACGTTTTATGCTTTACTTACAACCTTTCCTGCGTCTATAATATTTTCAATATCGCTTGAAACTTCTTTCTATGATAAGTATAAGGAGTACTATTCACAGATTACCTTAGGCGGTAGCTTAAAGGAGATAACAAATGCTAGAAAGAGCATGATTTCAGTGCTTTACCAACAAATATTTAGACTTATGGAAATACAACTTTTCTTTAGTGTAGTTTTTATTGCCCTAGGTCATTACTTGCTTCCTTTTGTTGGATTGTCTCAAATTTCAATAGATATATTTAAGAGTTTAACTCTTGGGGCATTTTGTTCTATAAGTATGTTTACTATTATATTAATAGATTTGTATTTTGAAAATAGAAAAGGGGCACTTATTTCAACTAGTGTGTTTTTGATTTTAAATGCAGTATTTACATTTATAAGCTTGAAGCTGGGACAAAATTATTATGGAGTGGGATACTTTTTAGCATCATTTATTTCTGTAATAGTAGCCTTTATTAATTTAAATAAGTTTTTAGTAAACATAGATTATATAACCTTCTGTTCGCAGCCTATAATTTATAAAGAGCGTGAAGGAATATTTAGTTTAATAGTTAATAAACTGTACAAGGTATAG
- a CDS encoding endo alpha-1,4 polygalactosaminidase has translation MKKKLIIVVMIFVVIFSILINLRIRIKNSNTLSYGVFTGLQPKNINRLLSYKEVVIDASYYSKAQIDFLHKKGIKVYSYLNVGSLENFRPYYSDFKDITLDNYENWKDESWIDVSNLKWDNYVVNTLGKNLKNKGVDGFFLDNLDVYSKYKKDSMFIGLLNIIKGLNSSYNLPVIFNGGVDFLEAAENKKISLKSLIHGINIESVYTTVDFNNNKFIKNSRDDRDKKVKYLEKLKSKDILIYIVEYSRDTSLNKIIHNYYNNLGFKVYISSSLSLN, from the coding sequence ATGAAAAAAAAATTAATTATTGTTGTAATGATTTTTGTTGTAATATTTTCGATTTTGATAAACTTAAGAATAAGAATTAAAAATTCTAATACCTTATCTTATGGTGTTTTTACTGGTTTACAACCTAAAAATATAAATAGGTTGCTTTCATATAAAGAAGTAGTAATAGACGCTTCATACTACAGCAAAGCCCAAATTGACTTTTTACATAAAAAAGGTATAAAAGTTTATAGCTATTTAAATGTTGGTTCATTAGAGAACTTCAGGCCATACTACAGTGATTTTAAAGATATAACTTTGGACAATTATGAAAATTGGAAGGATGAAAGCTGGATAGATGTAAGCAACCTTAAATGGGACAATTATGTTGTTAACACCTTAGGTAAGAATCTAAAAAATAAAGGTGTAGATGGTTTTTTTTTAGACAATTTGGATGTGTACTCAAAGTATAAAAAAGACTCTATGTTTATTGGCTTACTAAATATAATAAAGGGATTAAATTCAAGCTATAATCTTCCTGTAATATTTAACGGAGGAGTTGATTTCCTTGAAGCAGCAGAGAATAAAAAAATATCACTTAAAAGCCTGATACACGGTATCAATATAGAAAGTGTATATACCACAGTAGATTTTAATAACAATAAATTCATTAAAAATTCTAGAGATGATAGAGATAAAAAAGTTAAATACCTAGAAAAATTAAAATCTAAGGATATATTAATTTATATAGTTGAATACTCTAGAGATACTTCTTTAAATAAAATTATTCATAACTACTACAACAATTTAGGTTTTAAAGTTTATATTTCTAGCAGCCTTAGCTTAAACTAA
- the gdhA gene encoding NADP-specific glutamate dehydrogenase → MEILKHVMDDVIKRNPNEPEFHQAVKEVLLSLEIVAEKHPEWVKDKIFDKIVEPERQIIFRVPWVDDNGEEHINRGFRIQFNSAIGPYKGGLRFHPSVNLGIVKFLGFEQIFKNSLTGLPIGGGKGGSDFNPKSKSNSEIKRFCQSFMLELNKYIGANTDVPAGDIGVGSREIGYLYGMFKKIRNESTGVLTGKGLTLGGSLVRTEATGYGLCYFMNEALKAKGKSFDGATVIISGSGNVAIYANQKATQLGAKVVAMSDSNGYIYDANGINLNTIRKIKEVERKRIHEYTKYHPNASYTEGCDGIWKLKCDIALPCATQNEIDENSAKTLIANGCYAVGEGANMPSTIEAVDLFIKNKVIFGPAKAANAGGVATSALEMSQNSMRYSWTFEEVDTKLQNIMKNIYIKCSNAANEYGFEDNLVAGANIAGFTKVAEAMYSLGF, encoded by the coding sequence ATGGAAATTTTAAAGCATGTAATGGATGATGTTATTAAAAGAAATCCAAATGAACCTGAATTTCATCAAGCAGTAAAAGAAGTTCTCCTATCTCTAGAGATAGTTGCAGAAAAACATCCTGAATGGGTAAAAGACAAAATTTTTGATAAAATTGTAGAACCTGAAAGACAGATTATTTTCAGGGTACCATGGGTAGATGACAATGGCGAAGAGCATATTAACAGAGGCTTCAGAATTCAATTTAATAGTGCTATAGGCCCATATAAAGGTGGCTTAAGATTTCATCCATCAGTAAATCTTGGAATAGTAAAGTTTTTGGGCTTTGAACAAATCTTTAAGAATTCCTTAACTGGTCTTCCAATAGGAGGCGGAAAAGGCGGCAGCGATTTTAATCCAAAGAGCAAATCAAATTCAGAAATAAAGAGATTTTGTCAAAGCTTTATGCTTGAACTTAATAAATATATAGGAGCAAATACAGATGTACCTGCCGGCGATATTGGAGTTGGAAGCCGTGAAATAGGCTATTTATATGGCATGTTCAAAAAGATACGTAATGAATCTACTGGCGTATTGACTGGAAAAGGATTAACCTTAGGTGGAAGTTTAGTGAGGACTGAAGCCACTGGTTATGGATTATGTTATTTCATGAATGAGGCACTAAAGGCTAAAGGTAAATCTTTTGACGGTGCTACTGTTATTATTTCAGGATCAGGTAATGTGGCTATTTATGCAAATCAAAAAGCAACTCAACTTGGTGCTAAAGTTGTTGCTATGAGTGATTCAAATGGATATATTTACGATGCTAATGGAATAAATTTAAATACTATTAGAAAAATAAAAGAAGTTGAAAGAAAAAGAATACATGAGTACACAAAATATCATCCTAATGCATCTTATACTGAAGGCTGCGATGGTATTTGGAAACTTAAATGTGATATAGCTCTTCCCTGTGCAACACAAAATGAAATTGATGAAAATTCTGCTAAAACTTTAATTGCCAATGGATGCTATGCTGTTGGAGAAGGTGCTAATATGCCATCTACAATAGAAGCTGTTGATTTATTTATAAAAAACAAAGTGATTTTCGGGCCAGCAAAAGCTGCTAATGCCGGTGGTGTTGCCACATCAGCTCTTGAAATGTCTCAAAACAGTATGCGCTATTCATGGACTTTTGAGGAAGTTGATACTAAGCTTCAAAATATAATGAAGAATATATATATAAAGTGCAGTAATGCTGCAAATGAATATGGCTTCGAAGATAATTTGGTTGCAGGCGCTAACATAGCTGGATTCACTAAAGTTGCTGAAGCCATGTATTCTCTTGGATTTTAA
- a CDS encoding exonuclease domain-containing protein, protein MKFTAIDFETANEKRNSPCSIGIVVVKDGHVVEKSHHLIRPKEMRFMPINIGIHGIRPAMVEKEPEFDKVWEKIKHYFDDTLVIAHNASFDISVLRKSAELYNIELPEFNYICTMKLARNFYKGIENAKLNTVNNFLGYEFRHHDALYDALACSNIMLSISKELKCKDITEISKLLGVTVGKVDSKGYKPSQTKGIAVRTSDRIYFSKKKSAFERLKADEFKNEVVVFTGRLDSMSRDEAMGLVRRLGGTAGSSVTKKTTILVTNMKNIKNLRREEMSNKLKRASDLNARGQNIKFLNEEEFLKIK, encoded by the coding sequence ATGAAATTCACAGCTATAGATTTTGAAACTGCAAATGAAAAAAGAAATAGTCCATGTTCAATTGGTATTGTTGTTGTTAAGGATGGACATGTTGTAGAAAAATCACATCATTTAATAAGACCCAAGGAAATGAGGTTTATGCCAATCAATATTGGTATTCATGGAATAAGACCAGCTATGGTTGAGAAGGAACCAGAATTTGATAAGGTATGGGAAAAGATTAAGCACTATTTTGATGACACTTTAGTGATAGCACACAATGCTTCCTTCGATATATCAGTTCTAAGAAAAAGTGCTGAGCTTTATAATATAGAGCTTCCAGAGTTTAATTATATTTGTACAATGAAGCTTGCTAGGAACTTTTATAAAGGCATTGAAAATGCAAAATTGAATACAGTAAATAATTTTTTGGGCTATGAGTTTAGACACCATGATGCATTATATGATGCTCTTGCCTGTAGTAATATAATGCTTAGTATATCAAAAGAATTAAAATGTAAGGATATAACTGAAATATCTAAACTGTTAGGCGTAACTGTTGGAAAGGTAGATAGTAAAGGATATAAACCATCACAAACTAAAGGAATTGCAGTAAGAACATCAGATAGAATTTATTTTTCTAAAAAAAAGAGTGCCTTTGAAAGATTAAAAGCTGATGAATTTAAAAATGAGGTTGTGGTGTTTACTGGAAGACTAGATTCTATGTCAAGAGACGAGGCAATGGGATTAGTCAGGAGACTTGGAGGTACAGCAGGAAGTTCTGTTACAAAAAAAACTACAATACTAGTAACCAATATGAAAAACATAAAAAATTTACGAAGGGAAGAAATGAGTAACAAACTAAAAAGGGCATCGGACTTAAATGCCAGAGGACAGAATATAAAATTTTTAAATGAAGAGGAATTTTTAAAGATAAAATAG
- a CDS encoding DUF503 domain-containing protein, translated as MRILIMRITLRASWCHSLKEKRMVVRSIVQKLKNKFNISVSEVDEQDIHQKIVIGIAGICEDSAKEDSTMEKIITFIEENTDAEIVDIEKDDVIK; from the coding sequence ATGAGAATTTTAATTATGAGAATTACCTTAAGAGCATCCTGGTGTCATTCTTTAAAGGAGAAAAGGATGGTAGTAAGGAGTATTGTCCAAAAACTAAAAAATAAATTTAATATATCTGTATCAGAAGTAGATGAACAGGACATTCACCAAAAAATAGTTATAGGAATTGCAGGAATATGCGAGGATTCAGCAAAGGAAGATTCTACAATGGAGAAGATAATAACTTTTATAGAAGAAAATACTGATGCAGAAATAGTTGATATAGAAAAAGATGATGTTATTAAATAA
- a CDS encoding methyl-accepting chemotaxis protein, whose protein sequence is MEKDIMQSFKDVLPVLSELIQEDVATTIVNKDKIAVAVYHNNKIPISFNTGDLVPNDNPLCIAMEKNRVISAVVPKEVYGVSFKAIAYPINDSNGRVVGAIGVGKSLENKIKIEGIAENLFSSLSQINGAIDEIAQGSQRLSSVIVDVLSEANVTNNKINETDSTIGAIKNIASQSNLLALNAAIEAARAGESGKGFSVVAQEMRKLSQNSSESAKKVSEMLLEMRNSIQSIISQINEVNVVAEGHAAATEEINATIDEITTASQTLVEESKNI, encoded by the coding sequence ATGGAAAAGGATATTATGCAGTCTTTTAAAGATGTACTACCAGTTTTGTCTGAACTAATACAGGAGGATGTAGCGACTACCATAGTAAATAAAGATAAAATTGCAGTTGCAGTATATCACAATAATAAAATCCCTATTAGTTTCAATACAGGAGATTTAGTGCCAAACGATAATCCTTTATGCATAGCTATGGAAAAGAATAGGGTAATATCTGCAGTAGTACCTAAGGAGGTTTACGGGGTTTCATTTAAGGCTATAGCATATCCTATAAATGATAGTAATGGAAGGGTCGTTGGAGCTATTGGCGTAGGAAAGAGCTTAGAAAATAAAATTAAAATAGAAGGAATTGCCGAGAATTTATTTTCTTCTCTTAGTCAAATAAATGGTGCAATTGATGAAATAGCACAAGGTTCACAAAGGCTTTCTAGTGTTATTGTTGATGTTTTGTCAGAGGCAAATGTTACAAATAATAAAATTAATGAGACAGATTCAACAATTGGAGCCATTAAAAATATAGCATCTCAATCAAATCTTTTAGCGTTAAATGCAGCAATAGAAGCGGCTAGAGCAGGAGAGTCAGGAAAAGGATTTTCTGTAGTAGCTCAAGAAATGAGAAAGCTATCACAAAATAGTAGTGAATCTGCCAAAAAGGTTTCAGAAATGCTTCTAGAGATGAGAAATTCCATTCAGTCAATTATAAGTCAAATCAATGAAGTAAATGTAGTTGCTGAAGGACATGCCGCAGCTACAGAAGAAATAAATGCAACTATAGATGAAATAACTACAGCATCTCAAACGCTTGTGGAAGAGTCTAAAAATATATAA